Proteins encoded within one genomic window of candidate division WOR-3 bacterium:
- a CDS encoding sugar phosphate nucleotidyltransferase has protein sequence MRRGEQRKLYVAILAAGKAKRMNSNRSKVLHEVAGKPLLFFPIKVAKSLNPEKIFVIVGGPFMDQIVEFLKDEPVEIVVQEEPKGTGDAVKRLEKHIGGEEADLFVMPGDAPLLTEKTAKELVEFHRSRGAYATVLTAEVPDPTGYGRIVRSVGDRILMIVEEADAFPEEKAIKEVNSGMYVFYVPVLFQYIHEIRPDNRQGEYYLTDIIEILQRRMGNVFAHKIEDWEEILGVNTREQLGIVNRIMLKRIINYMLENGVSMVDPDKVYIEAEVKIGRDVTLYPFVALLGKTEIGDNSVIGPGIVLKDKQVKANSIIFSLSDLEEN, from the coding sequence ATGAGACGGGGTGAGCAAAGAAAGTTGTATGTTGCTATCCTTGCGGCGGGTAAAGCGAAGAGGATGAATTCAAACCGGAGTAAGGTATTGCACGAGGTTGCAGGGAAACCCCTTCTTTTCTTCCCTATTAAGGTTGCTAAGAGCCTTAACCCTGAAAAGATCTTTGTGATTGTTGGTGGTCCCTTTATGGATCAAATCGTTGAGTTTCTCAAGGACGAGCCTGTGGAGATTGTAGTCCAGGAGGAGCCGAAAGGTACTGGTGACGCGGTAAAAAGATTGGAGAAACACATTGGTGGTGAAGAGGCGGATCTCTTTGTGATGCCGGGTGATGCGCCCCTCCTTACTGAGAAAACCGCAAAGGAATTGGTGGAATTTCACCGGTCTCGTGGAGCTTACGCCACCGTTTTAACTGCCGAGGTTCCTGATCCTACGGGATATGGCCGTATAGTGAGGTCTGTCGGAGATCGGATTTTGATGATCGTAGAAGAGGCAGATGCCTTCCCAGAAGAAAAGGCCATTAAAGAGGTAAATTCAGGAATGTATGTTTTTTACGTCCCTGTTCTCTTCCAGTATATTCATGAAATCAGGCCCGACAACAGGCAGGGTGAGTATTATTTAACAGATATTATCGAAATTCTGCAAAGAAGGATGGGGAATGTCTTTGCTCACAAAATCGAGGACTGGGAGGAAATTCTCGGAGTAAATACACGGGAACAGCTTGGGATTGTGAATCGGATAATGCTTAAAAGAATTATCAACTATATGCTTGAGAATGGAGTTTCAATGGTTGACCCCGATAAGGTTTATATCGAGGCTGAGGTCAAAATCGGAAGGGATGTTACTTTGTATCCCTTTGTTGCACTACTGGGCAAAACTGAAATCGGTGACAATTCCGTTATAGGACCGGGAATTGTCCTCAAGGACAAACAGGTTAAGGCAAATTCGATAATCTTTTCCCTTTCAGACCTTGAGGAAAACTAA
- the gatC gene encoding Asp-tRNA(Asn)/Glu-tRNA(Gln) amidotransferase subunit GatC encodes MKEVVKKVLHLAKLQLPEEEEKALVEHFKKVLDMVEKLKEVDTEGVEPLYYPHEDFTLRMREDVPESSLLKIEVLQNAPEAFTDYIKAPSPLRGIAKKSRQ; translated from the coding sequence ATGAAGGAAGTTGTTAAAAAGGTCTTACATCTTGCAAAACTTCAACTCCCAGAAGAGGAAGAGAAAGCCTTAGTGGAGCATTTTAAGAAAGTTCTCGATATGGTTGAAAAACTCAAAGAGGTTGACACTGAAGGGGTAGAGCCTCTTTATTATCCTCACGAAGATTTTACTCTGCGAATGCGAGAAGATGTACCAGAATCCTCTTTGCTAAAAATAGAGGTTCTGCAAAACGCTCCAGAGGCCTTTACTGATTACATCAAAGCCCCTTCTCCATTAAGGGGGATAGCTAAGAAATCAAGACAATGA
- the panB gene encoding 3-methyl-2-oxobutanoate hydroxymethyltransferase, translating to MKKFTIVDFFKLKERKEPIVMVTAYDYVSARMADEAGVDAILVGDSLSMVIQGNENTLPCTIDDVIYHTKIVKKGVKNAFLIADMPFLSYQVSEAEAIRNAGLLIKAGAEAVKIEGGREVAELVKKLTDYGIPVMGHLGMTPQHVHSYGGYKLQAKTEKEIERLLENAKILEEAGVFSIVLEMVPAEAAKMVTDSVRVPTIGIGAGPYCDGQVLVFHDLLGLYPDFRPSFAKAYRELYREGVEGLKAFREEVKAKKFPDESHYFKLKREE from the coding sequence ATGAAAAAATTTACGATAGTTGACTTCTTCAAGCTAAAAGAACGGAAAGAACCCATAGTAATGGTAACTGCTTACGACTACGTTTCGGCAAGGATGGCCGACGAGGCTGGCGTAGACGCCATCCTCGTCGGCGATTCCCTTTCCATGGTGATTCAAGGAAATGAGAACACTCTACCTTGCACCATCGATGATGTAATTTATCACACTAAAATAGTAAAAAAGGGCGTTAAAAACGCCTTTTTGATTGCTGACATGCCCTTCCTTTCCTATCAGGTTAGCGAGGCTGAAGCTATAAGAAACGCCGGCCTTTTGATCAAAGCGGGCGCCGAGGCCGTTAAAATAGAAGGAGGAAGGGAAGTGGCAGAGCTTGTGAAAAAACTAACCGACTATGGCATACCTGTAATGGGTCATCTCGGTATGACGCCCCAACATGTTCACTCCTACGGGGGATACAAACTGCAGGCAAAAACGGAAAAAGAGATAGAGCGTCTACTTGAAAACGCAAAAATTTTGGAAGAAGCGGGGGTGTTTTCCATCGTCCTCGAAATGGTACCTGCTGAGGCAGCAAAAATGGTGACAGATTCTGTTAGAGTTCCCACCATTGGCATAGGAGCAGGACCCTATTGCGATGGTCAAGTTCTTGTTTTCCACGATTTGCTCGGTCTTTACCCCGACTTCAGGCCATCCTTCGCTAAGGCATACAGAGAACTTTATCGGGAAGGCGTAGAAGGGCTAAAGGCCTTCAGGGAAGAGGTAAAAGCAAAGAAATTCCCCGACGAATCCCATTACTTTAAGTTGAAGAGGGAAGAGTAA
- a CDS encoding L-threonine 3-dehydrogenase has product MAKRILVTGAAGQIGSELVPFLRSVYGNDNVVACGHSKPLPEEIVSSGPSDYVDVRDARALAEKVKKYEVGTIYHLAAILSAAGEKNPQLAWDININGLYNVLEVAREFKLAVFIPSSIAAFGPNTPKVKTPQDTIQRPTSIYGITKVAGELLADYYWLKYGVDTRGVRYPGIISYVTPPGGGTTDYAVEIFYEAILKKKYVCFLKPGTMLDMMYMPDALKAAVQLMEADSSKLKHRNAFNVTAFSFDPEMLAAEIKKHIPDFVIEYEIDPVRQAIADSWPDSLDDSCAREEWGWKPDYDFPTMVKDMIEKLSAKLLKK; this is encoded by the coding sequence ATGGCAAAAAGGATCCTTGTTACAGGAGCGGCGGGTCAAATTGGATCAGAGCTTGTACCCTTTTTGAGAAGTGTCTACGGGAATGACAATGTGGTTGCTTGTGGCCATTCCAAGCCGCTACCTGAGGAGATAGTTAGCTCCGGTCCATCCGATTATGTGGATGTTAGAGATGCCAGAGCTTTGGCAGAAAAGGTGAAAAAATATGAAGTTGGTACCATATACCATCTTGCGGCGATCCTCTCTGCCGCTGGTGAGAAAAATCCCCAACTTGCTTGGGATATAAACATTAATGGGCTTTACAATGTTCTTGAAGTTGCAAGGGAATTTAAGCTCGCAGTATTTATACCCAGTTCCATTGCCGCCTTTGGCCCCAATACCCCGAAGGTAAAAACACCTCAGGATACTATTCAAAGACCCACTTCAATATACGGTATAACTAAGGTTGCAGGTGAGCTTCTTGCGGATTATTACTGGCTAAAGTACGGTGTGGATACCCGGGGTGTGAGGTACCCTGGAATTATATCTTATGTGACACCACCGGGCGGTGGAACTACAGATTACGCAGTGGAGATTTTCTACGAAGCGATCCTTAAGAAAAAATATGTGTGCTTTTTGAAGCCGGGCACCATGCTCGATATGATGTATATGCCCGATGCCCTTAAGGCGGCAGTCCAGCTTATGGAGGCTGATTCATCTAAGCTAAAACATCGAAACGCCTTCAATGTGACTGCTTTCAGTTTTGATCCTGAGATGCTTGCGGCAGAAATAAAGAAGCACATCCCGGATTTTGTCATAGAGTATGAAATTGACCCGGTTAGGCAGGCAATAGCGGACTCTTGGCCTGACAGTCTTGACGATTCTTGTGCACGGGAGGAATGGGGCTGGAAGCCGGATTATGATTTTCCAACTATGGTGAAAGATATGATTGAAAAATTAAGTGCCAAACTTTTAAAGAAGTAA
- a CDS encoding 2-oxoacid:acceptor oxidoreductase subunit alpha translates to MGIELLQGNEAAAIGAIKAGVRFYGGYPITPSSEIAEVMAKELPKVGGIFIQFEDEIASLAACIGARLGGLKSMTATSGPGFSLMQEHLGFAAMAEVPVLIVNSMRGGPSTGAPTMPMQGDVMQSRWGTHGDHPVVVLAPASVQEVFDLVVEGVNISEYLRVPVVLLTDEITSHMREKINIPDDVKEVELAKVEPKDFLPFMDGQEYGFYLLPFGEGKRYHITGLFHGPDGFPTNKNELMKWKLERFHVKMQKASDISEEAVEFYGEAEGDVFFVAYGIVSRAVKEVVDRLNEKGIKAGLLRPKILWPEPQKAISTLRERAKKVIVPEMNMGQYVHVVSEILGPEKVFPLNRYDCEIFEPDDIFDFAKEAVL, encoded by the coding sequence ATGGGTATAGAATTGCTTCAGGGGAACGAAGCAGCGGCGATAGGAGCGATCAAGGCTGGAGTAAGATTCTACGGAGGGTATCCAATAACACCGTCTTCGGAAATTGCTGAGGTAATGGCTAAGGAATTGCCGAAGGTCGGAGGCATTTTCATCCAGTTTGAGGACGAGATTGCGAGTCTTGCAGCTTGTATTGGAGCCAGACTCGGCGGGTTAAAATCGATGACTGCAACCAGTGGCCCTGGATTTTCTTTAATGCAGGAACACTTGGGATTTGCTGCAATGGCTGAAGTTCCCGTTTTGATTGTGAATTCCATGAGGGGTGGACCGTCCACTGGTGCTCCAACCATGCCTATGCAGGGTGACGTGATGCAGTCGAGATGGGGAACTCATGGTGATCATCCTGTGGTTGTCCTTGCTCCTGCTTCGGTTCAGGAGGTGTTTGATCTTGTAGTTGAGGGGGTAAATATTTCCGAGTATTTGAGGGTGCCGGTGGTCCTTCTTACCGATGAAATTACTTCTCATATGAGAGAGAAGATTAACATACCAGACGATGTTAAGGAAGTCGAACTCGCTAAGGTTGAGCCAAAGGATTTTCTACCCTTTATGGATGGTCAAGAATATGGTTTTTACCTTTTACCCTTTGGTGAAGGGAAGAGATATCATATCACAGGGTTATTCCATGGTCCTGATGGTTTCCCAACTAATAAAAATGAACTAATGAAATGGAAGCTTGAACGGTTCCACGTTAAGATGCAGAAGGCTTCGGATATCTCTGAAGAGGCTGTTGAATTTTATGGTGAGGCGGAAGGGGACGTATTCTTTGTTGCTTACGGAATTGTGTCGAGGGCAGTGAAGGAGGTTGTTGATAGGTTGAACGAGAAGGGTATCAAAGCGGGCCTTTTGAGACCTAAAATTCTGTGGCCTGAACCCCAAAAGGCAATTAGCACCCTAAGGGAAAGAGCAAAGAAGGTTATCGTGCCTGAAATGAATATGGGGCAATATGTTCATGTGGTTTCGGAAATTTTAGGGCCTGAAAAAGTCTTTCCTTTGAACCGCTATGATTGCGAGATTTTTGAGCCCGATGATATATTTGATTTTGCTAAAGAGGCTGTGTTATGA
- a CDS encoding aminotransferase class I/II-fold pyridoxal phosphate-dependent enzyme, whose product MALDRLTKVLNNELEQLRNEGRAKGKEFIIVDVKKPQNGKGPRFYLKGFGDKEFIRMNSNSYLGMQFEEEIIKVEEETARKFGVGPGAVRFISGTYAPHRELEKKLAQFHGREDAMIYSAAYVTVIGVISSLTTPETIIISDELNHNCIINAIRLSRPKDKAVYKHLDMKDLENKIKDAIGKAKRVIVVTDGVFSMRGDYADLKEIQRIAEKYDKEFEENIITIVDDSHGVGAFGETGRGTEEVTGGRADLLIGTMGKAYGVNGGYVVSNEAVITYLREKAITYIYSNPITPAEAACVLKVMEILDSPRGRERLKYLRDLANRFRNGLLKLGYETIVSEHPIVPLLVRDTWRTSDIVKYLIENGILATGLNYPVVPKGDETIRFQINADHTPEDIDYVLSVLERYKKERWS is encoded by the coding sequence ATGGCCCTTGATAGATTAACAAAGGTTTTGAATAATGAGCTGGAACAGCTAAGAAATGAGGGACGTGCAAAGGGTAAGGAGTTTATCATAGTTGATGTGAAAAAACCCCAGAACGGTAAAGGTCCGAGGTTCTACCTTAAGGGCTTTGGCGATAAAGAATTCATAAGAATGAATTCCAACTCCTACCTCGGGATGCAATTTGAGGAAGAGATCATTAAGGTTGAAGAAGAAACAGCGAGGAAATTTGGGGTTGGTCCAGGTGCAGTAAGGTTTATAAGTGGTACCTATGCACCTCATAGGGAGTTAGAAAAGAAATTGGCCCAGTTCCATGGTCGAGAAGATGCAATGATTTACAGCGCCGCTTATGTCACGGTCATCGGTGTAATTTCCTCCCTTACTACACCGGAAACCATTATAATTAGTGATGAGTTGAACCACAACTGTATCATCAATGCTATAAGGCTTTCGAGGCCCAAGGACAAGGCCGTTTATAAACATCTTGATATGAAGGATCTCGAAAATAAAATTAAGGACGCTATTGGAAAGGCGAAGAGGGTAATTGTGGTTACCGACGGTGTTTTCAGTATGAGGGGTGACTATGCTGACCTTAAAGAGATTCAGAGGATAGCAGAAAAGTATGACAAGGAATTTGAGGAGAACATCATTACCATCGTTGATGATTCCCATGGCGTTGGTGCTTTTGGAGAGACAGGTCGCGGTACAGAAGAGGTAACAGGTGGAAGGGCTGACCTTCTTATTGGAACTATGGGTAAGGCTTACGGTGTAAACGGTGGATATGTGGTTTCTAACGAGGCTGTTATAACTTACCTGAGGGAAAAGGCTATAACTTACATCTATTCAAACCCCATTACACCGGCTGAAGCAGCCTGCGTGCTCAAGGTGATGGAAATCCTTGACAGTCCGAGGGGCAGGGAAAGGTTAAAGTATCTCAGAGACCTTGCTAATCGTTTCAGGAATGGTCTTTTAAAGCTTGGTTATGAAACTATCGTTAGCGAACATCCCATAGTACCTCTCTTAGTAAGGGATACCTGGAGAACTTCTGACATTGTTAAATATCTCATTGAGAACGGTATCCTTGCAACGGGGCTCAATTACCCTGTCGTTCCAAAGGGGGATGAAACTATTAGATTCCAGATCAATGCGGACCACACACCGGAAGACATTGACTATGTTTTGAGCGTGCTTGAAAGGTATAAGAAGGAGCGCTGGAGCTAA
- a CDS encoding HAD family hydrolase has protein sequence MNLVLFDIDGTLIYSGGAGARALNLAFKEKYSIDEAMSVVNPHGQTDIAIVEEIFQKKLGRTPTFDEVKEILEFYLLYLREEVWKAEKYKVLDGVVETLEALASSKDFFLGLATGNIEEGARIKLERGDLNKYFKCGGFGSDHRERWQIVRKAWERCLEYTGEVFSNVYVVGDTPLDIEAGKKAGFKTIGVATSIYTFEDLVKSGADFVINRMDELLMVLEGDAKVSFKNESF, from the coding sequence ATGAATTTAGTCCTTTTCGATATCGATGGCACCCTTATATATTCTGGCGGGGCGGGTGCGAGGGCTTTAAACCTTGCCTTTAAGGAAAAGTACAGTATTGATGAAGCGATGTCTGTTGTAAATCCCCATGGTCAAACGGATATTGCCATAGTTGAAGAAATCTTTCAAAAGAAACTTGGCAGAACCCCAACTTTTGACGAAGTAAAGGAAATTCTTGAATTTTACCTTTTATATTTGAGGGAGGAGGTTTGGAAGGCAGAGAAGTACAAAGTTCTCGATGGGGTCGTCGAAACTCTTGAAGCTCTCGCCTCTTCAAAGGATTTTTTCCTCGGTTTAGCCACAGGGAACATTGAAGAAGGCGCAAGGATAAAATTGGAGAGGGGTGATCTTAATAAATATTTCAAATGTGGAGGGTTTGGCTCCGATCACAGGGAAAGGTGGCAAATTGTGAGGAAGGCCTGGGAAAGGTGCCTGGAGTATACTGGGGAAGTTTTTTCTAATGTCTATGTAGTTGGTGATACCCCATTGGATATAGAAGCAGGAAAAAAGGCGGGTTTTAAAACTATCGGCGTGGCAACGAGTATCTACACCTTTGAAGACCTTGTAAAGAGTGGAGCAGATTTTGTTATAAACAGGATGGATGAACTTTTAATGGTTTTAGAAGGAGACGCAAAGGTATCTTTTAAAAATGAGAGCTTTTAA
- the panC gene encoding pantoate--beta-alanine ligase, which produces MEVLKKPLEVQKISQKLKKEGKRIGFVPTMGYLHEGHLSLVRRSKSECDVTFVSIFVNPIQFGPGEDYERYPRDEKRDLSLLEREGVDYVFIPEVKDMYPEDYSTYVEETELSKYLCGAKRPGHFKGVCTVVTKLFNIVMPDRAYFGKKDYQQFRIIERMARDLNMTVEIVPCPIVREPDGLAMSSRNVYLNPEERRDALCLYNALQLASKMIKNGERRAEKIKAEMEKFILQHKSVRKIDYIEVVDKYTLTPVEEIKGKELIALAVFVGKARLIDNMETSEILPEWNNL; this is translated from the coding sequence ATGGAAGTATTGAAAAAACCGTTAGAAGTTCAAAAAATATCCCAGAAACTCAAAAAAGAAGGGAAAAGGATAGGCTTTGTGCCCACTATGGGCTACCTTCATGAGGGACATCTTTCACTGGTTAGAAGGTCAAAATCAGAATGCGATGTCACCTTTGTTTCCATTTTTGTAAATCCCATTCAGTTTGGTCCCGGTGAGGATTACGAGAGATACCCGCGTGATGAAAAAAGGGACCTTAGTCTCCTGGAAAGAGAAGGGGTTGACTACGTTTTTATTCCCGAAGTGAAGGATATGTATCCAGAAGACTATTCTACCTATGTCGAAGAAACAGAGTTATCTAAATACCTCTGTGGAGCGAAAAGACCGGGACACTTTAAAGGTGTCTGCACCGTTGTTACTAAACTTTTTAACATCGTGATGCCCGATAGGGCCTATTTCGGGAAGAAAGATTACCAACAATTCAGAATCATTGAGCGAATGGCAAGGGATCTGAACATGACCGTCGAGATTGTACCCTGCCCCATTGTAAGAGAACCCGATGGTCTTGCAATGAGTTCCAGAAATGTATACCTTAACCCCGAAGAGAGGAGGGATGCCCTCTGTCTTTACAATGCCCTCCAGCTGGCTTCCAAGATGATAAAAAATGGCGAGAGAAGGGCCGAAAAAATAAAGGCCGAAATGGAAAAATTTATCCTTCAGCACAAATCCGTCAGAAAAATCGATTACATAGAAGTTGTCGATAAATACACATTAACCCCCGTTGAAGAAATAAAGGGGAAAGAGCTCATCGCCTTGGCAGTCTTCGTAGGCAAAGCAAGACTCATAGACAACATGGAAACCTCGGAAATACTGCCGGAATGGAATAATTTGTAA
- a CDS encoding ACT domain-containing protein: MAFPIEELWVNRKVVKVILRAVKDKPGIAAEIFEKLASKGINVELIVSGPSSKGRSDIAFLVLESQLPQIQEMEDELIEISDASGIAYDPKVALLVFYGSKEISKTPGVAAKIFNLLAEAGVNIEMIGTSIDSISIVIREELVDRAILVLTDVLGLSVEEGYL, translated from the coding sequence ATGGCATTTCCAATAGAAGAACTCTGGGTAAATAGGAAGGTTGTAAAAGTTATTTTGAGAGCCGTTAAGGATAAGCCTGGAATTGCTGCGGAGATCTTTGAAAAGCTTGCCTCAAAAGGGATAAATGTGGAGCTAATCGTTTCGGGACCTTCCAGCAAAGGGAGATCCGATATTGCTTTTCTTGTCCTTGAAAGCCAATTGCCTCAAATTCAGGAGATGGAAGATGAATTGATTGAGATATCTGATGCCAGCGGGATTGCTTACGATCCAAAGGTAGCATTGCTGGTTTTCTATGGATCAAAGGAAATTTCGAAAACCCCCGGCGTTGCAGCAAAGATTTTTAATTTGCTAGCGGAAGCTGGAGTGAACATTGAAATGATCGGCACATCCATTGATTCCATATCCATTGTTATTAGGGAGGAACTCGTAGACAGGGCAATACTTGTTTTGACAGATGTCCTTGGCCTTTCGGTAGAGGAGGGGTACCTATAA